The sequence CCGGGCGATCCGCACGGCCTACGCCCGGCGCTGCCCGACCGCACTGATCATCCCGGCCGATGTGCAGGAGCTGGACTACTCGCCGCCGACGCACGCGTTCAAGATGGTGCCGTCCAGCCTGGGGATGAGCGAGTTCACGGCGACCCCGACGGACGAGGCGCTGCGCCGGGCGGCGGACGTGCTCAACGCGGGCGAGAAGGTGGCCGTCCTGGTCGGCCAGGGCGCGGCGGGCGCGGTCGCGGAGGTGCGGGAGGTCGCCGAGCTGCTCGGCGCGGGCGTGGCCAAGGCGCTGCTCGGCAAGGACGTGCTCAGCGACGAACTGCCGTACGTCACCGGCCCGATCGGGCTGCTCGGCAGCCGGCCGTCCTACGAGCTGATGCGCGACTGCGACACGCTGCTGACGATCGGCTCGTCGTTCCCGTACACGCAGTTCATGCCGGAGTTCGGCAAGGCACGCGGCGTGCAGATCGACATCGACGCGCACATGATCGGCATGCGCTATCCGTACGAGGTGAACCTGGTCGGCGACGCCCGGGCCACGCTGCGCCGGCTGATCCCGCTGCTGCGGGCGGAGGGGCGCGGACGCAAGTGGTACGACACGGTGTGCGCGAACGTGAAGCGCTGGCACGCGACGATGGAGCGGCGGGCCGCGGTGCGGGCCGACCCGATCAACCCCGAGTACGTGGCGCGGGCGCTGGACCCGCTGCTGCCGGAGAACGCGATCCTGACCTCGGACTCCGGTTCGGTCGCCAACTGGTACGCGCGGCACATCACGATGCGGCCGGGCATGCGCGGTTCGCTGTCCGGGACGCTGGCGACGATGGGCCCGGGCGTGCCGTACGCGATCGGGGCGAAGTTCGCGCACCCGGACCGGCCGGTGTTCGCGCTGGTCGGTGACGGTGCGATGCAGATGAACGGCCTGGCGGAGATGATCACGGCGGCGAAGTACCGGGACCGCTGGTCGGACCCGCGGCTGGTGGTGGCGGTGTGGAACAACCAGGACCTGAACCAGGTGACCTGGGAGATGCGGGCCATGGAGGGCTCTCCCTCGTTCCTGCCGTCGCAGTCGCTCCCCGATGTGCAGTACGCGGCGTTCGCGCGTTCGCTGGGGCTGACCGGCATCCGGGTGGAGAAGCCGGAGGACGTGGAGGCGGCCTGGCGGGCCGGGCTGGAGGCGGACGGCCCGGCGGTGCTGGAGTTCCTCACCGACCCCGCCGTACCGCCGATCCCGCCGCACGCCAGCTGGGAGCAGATGGAGGCGACGGCCGCGTCGATCCTGAAGGGCGACGCCGACCGGGGCTCGATGATCAAGCAGGGGCTGAAGGCGAAGGTGCAGGAGTTCCTGCCGGGCCGGGCCAAGCAGTGAGCGGCAGGAGACCCGTACCGGATGAACGAGCCCCGTGTCGGACGTGCGGCACCGGGTACGCGGTGCGCACTTCGACCCTTGGAGGGAGACATGCAGCGAGGCAGTGACCGGCTGAACGTCCACCGGGACGACGAGATGAAGCACGAGCTGAGGGGTCTGCTCCGCTCCGGCCAC comes from Streptomyces sp. SCL15-4 and encodes:
- a CDS encoding thiamine pyrophosphate-requiring protein; its protein translation is MSTKVSDHILERLRAWGVEQVFGYPGDGINGLLAAWGRAEDRPRFIQSRHEEMSAFEAVGYAKFSGRIGVCAATSGPGAIHLLNGLYDAKLDHVPVLAIVGQTNRTAMGGSYQQEVDLHTLYKDVASEFVETVTVPEQLPNVLDRAIRTAYARRCPTALIIPADVQELDYSPPTHAFKMVPSSLGMSEFTATPTDEALRRAADVLNAGEKVAVLVGQGAAGAVAEVREVAELLGAGVAKALLGKDVLSDELPYVTGPIGLLGSRPSYELMRDCDTLLTIGSSFPYTQFMPEFGKARGVQIDIDAHMIGMRYPYEVNLVGDARATLRRLIPLLRAEGRGRKWYDTVCANVKRWHATMERRAAVRADPINPEYVARALDPLLPENAILTSDSGSVANWYARHITMRPGMRGSLSGTLATMGPGVPYAIGAKFAHPDRPVFALVGDGAMQMNGLAEMITAAKYRDRWSDPRLVVAVWNNQDLNQVTWEMRAMEGSPSFLPSQSLPDVQYAAFARSLGLTGIRVEKPEDVEAAWRAGLEADGPAVLEFLTDPAVPPIPPHASWEQMEATAASILKGDADRGSMIKQGLKAKVQEFLPGRAKQ